One window from the genome of Salisaeta longa DSM 21114 encodes:
- a CDS encoding His/Gly/Thr/Pro-type tRNA ligase C-terminal domain-containing protein, protein MDEAGTPFCVIANFDTLDSRQDTVRDRDSMEQARAIIDQRIAYINDRSIGWSREDV, encoded by the coding sequence ATGGATGAAGCCGGCACGCCGTTTTGTGTTATCGCTAACTTTGACACGCTCGACAGCCGGCAGGACACCGTACGCGACCGCGACTCGATGGAGCAAGCCCGCGCCATCATCGACCAGCGCATTGCCTACATCAACGACCGCTCCATCGGCTGGAGCCGCGAGGATGTGTAG
- a CDS encoding FG-GAP-like repeat-containing protein, with product MALITAALFLGFLPTAHAQIYVDADNTSGIRDGTSWATAYSSFRTALLNAKEDDAIWVADGTYPTGDTRDNSFTFTGAKDGLKIYGGFQGQSRPGGGETTLDQRDPDAYEAVLTGDVDGDGTLGGNAYHVFVLDGTNDPITPTTVIDGVTITGGNASGNSFPLNAGGGLLCRGEGGLCNPTIVGVTFRGNRAGFGGAMFNEGEHGGQSRPMIVNSVFVGNEATSNGGAMLNSGKGTNGQGSPVIINTTFTGNTAGGNGGAMINNGLNGGRAEPQLTNVILWNNDATDGAELYNLDATPTLTHTLVEGGLQGNGISNNNGSSLQDGGGNLNADPDFVDADGPDDTFGTADDDVRALRTSPVLDAGTNVPFETVAQTIETDVAGNDRIQDDDGDGTATVDLGAFEGGEPRIWYVDADATGATDGSSWTDAFRDLQNAFAAAQAGDEIWVAEGTYYPDEGQNVDEDDRTESFLIPGEKDGLQIYGGFAGDETQRFQRDPSQHRSILSGDISTTGDPNDRSRHVVWLDGTSNDPITRATVIDGVTITEGNASGSPGSSDTAGGGLYCNGSGNNVTCSPTLSNIIFRNNRAFYGGAIYNGGYDEGTSNPLIVNAVFIDNQAARGGAICNDGSKDAITGGESGSAGGTSSPTLVNVTVANNTAGNYAGAMYSYGGDNGTSQPTLANAILWNNTADQSGDQLFNSNATPTLTHTLIEGGLSGDGIANDDGGSLQDGGGNFDADPLFVDVNGADNDVRLFVGSPALNAGTNDAVPADTPDLDGDGDTTEPLPIDRAGEARIQVGTVDLGAYEGGILRVREGTSGLPPVRGPADWGDVDNDGDLDLALAGGSAGNPVTALYRNGGDTDGDGRPDFTDVQAGFLKINPDGDIVWGDYDADGDLDLLVIGQQATTTGGATARIYRNEGDTNNDGTVDFTTLSASDLNLPGFRSESTAAWGDYDSDGDLDLIIGGLNPSSQRLTSIYRNDGDTDNDGIVNFIDIQADLPDLSDPSIAWGDFDEDGDLDLILQGLPDTGSPVTAIYRNDGDSDGDNLADFTDISAGLLSVEDGSVDWGDYDSDGDLDLVITGSNSSGNATRIYRNEGDIDSDGTIEFVGLAASTTGLPNVGTTGVPSSNVEKSSVGQWGDADLDGDLDLLLVGVASTGSSTFEIITRLYRNDGGDRFTQFPGILAGVIPGDGTWGDYDGDGDLDIVVTGSVSGKFLTRVIGNERFTTPRDDAATVSVVSDGRVDFGTTGLAIDFGPGTTPGSVTVSRFNTPPPDTDGLPSDENISQYRFLITTDGDALPGSGTRVRFDPDALGGITTPGNVTVYTRSALDAGTFVELPTTVENGEIAATVTGFSEFVLTSPTDPLPVELTAFDAQQQSDAVLLTWQTAAETNNAGFYVQRRVGSSTAAPGSVSKASWTELGFVEGGGTTKERQSYRFEDTDLPYEAESLTYRLRQVDLDGTASTSDPVTVNRSSLEAELLPSYPNPAQSMVTLRYAVPDRGDASGPSTVRIELYDLLGRHVKTVVNTKATGRHEQVIDVRGLASGMYFLRMQTEGFTETRRLTIVR from the coding sequence ATGGCACTCATCACAGCCGCGTTGTTTCTTGGATTCCTGCCCACGGCGCACGCACAGATTTACGTCGACGCCGACAACACCTCCGGCATCCGGGACGGCACCTCCTGGGCCACGGCGTACTCCAGCTTTCGCACAGCGCTTCTCAACGCCAAAGAGGACGACGCCATTTGGGTCGCCGACGGGACCTATCCCACCGGCGACACGCGCGACAACAGCTTCACGTTTACGGGCGCCAAAGACGGCCTCAAGATCTACGGCGGCTTCCAGGGCCAAAGCCGGCCCGGCGGGGGCGAAACCACGCTCGACCAGCGCGACCCGGACGCTTACGAGGCGGTGCTCACCGGCGACGTGGACGGCGATGGGACGCTGGGCGGCAATGCCTACCACGTCTTCGTTCTCGACGGCACGAACGACCCCATCACCCCCACGACGGTGATCGACGGGGTGACCATCACCGGGGGCAACGCCAGCGGCAACAGTTTTCCTTTGAACGCGGGCGGCGGCCTCCTGTGCCGCGGCGAAGGCGGCCTGTGCAATCCGACGATTGTCGGCGTCACCTTCCGGGGCAACCGTGCGGGTTTCGGCGGTGCGATGTTCAACGAAGGCGAGCATGGCGGCCAAAGTCGACCGATGATCGTCAACAGCGTCTTCGTGGGAAATGAAGCGACGAGCAACGGCGGGGCGATGCTCAATTCCGGGAAAGGCACAAATGGCCAGGGCAGTCCGGTAATCATCAACACGACGTTTACGGGCAACACGGCCGGGGGCAACGGCGGCGCGATGATCAACAACGGCCTCAACGGTGGCCGCGCAGAGCCGCAACTGACGAACGTGATCCTCTGGAACAACGATGCTACGGACGGCGCGGAGCTCTATAACCTGGATGCGACGCCGACGCTCACGCACACGCTCGTCGAAGGCGGTCTACAAGGAAATGGCATTTCGAACAACAACGGTAGCAGCCTTCAGGATGGCGGGGGCAACCTGAACGCCGATCCGGACTTCGTGGATGCCGATGGCCCCGATGACACGTTCGGGACGGCGGACGATGACGTGCGTGCCCTGCGGACCAGTCCGGTGTTGGACGCAGGCACCAATGTTCCCTTCGAAACCGTGGCGCAGACCATTGAGACCGATGTTGCCGGCAACGACCGAATCCAGGACGATGACGGCGACGGCACGGCAACGGTGGACCTTGGGGCCTTCGAGGGCGGCGAGCCGCGCATCTGGTACGTCGATGCCGATGCGACGGGCGCTACCGACGGCTCGTCGTGGACGGACGCGTTCCGCGATCTCCAAAACGCCTTTGCAGCCGCGCAGGCAGGCGACGAAATCTGGGTTGCCGAGGGCACGTATTATCCAGACGAAGGACAGAACGTGGACGAAGACGACCGAACCGAAAGCTTTCTCATCCCTGGTGAGAAAGACGGTCTTCAGATCTACGGCGGCTTCGCAGGCGATGAGACGCAGCGCTTCCAGCGCGACCCATCGCAGCACCGGTCGATCCTCTCCGGTGACATCAGCACAACGGGGGATCCGAACGATCGCAGCCGCCACGTCGTCTGGCTCGATGGCACCAGCAACGACCCAATCACGCGAGCCACGGTAATCGACGGCGTGACCATCACGGAGGGGAACGCGAGCGGCAGCCCCGGCAGCTCCGACACTGCGGGCGGCGGTCTCTACTGCAACGGCTCGGGGAACAACGTTACGTGCAGTCCGACGCTCAGCAACATCATCTTCCGAAACAACAGGGCCTTCTATGGCGGGGCCATCTACAATGGCGGATACGATGAAGGCACGAGCAATCCGCTGATCGTCAACGCAGTCTTTATCGACAATCAGGCTGCCCGAGGCGGAGCCATCTGCAACGATGGGTCGAAAGATGCAATCACCGGCGGCGAATCCGGTTCGGCGGGCGGAACGAGCAGCCCCACCCTCGTGAACGTGACGGTCGCCAACAATACTGCTGGGAACTACGCGGGGGCGATGTACAGCTACGGCGGTGATAACGGCACGAGCCAGCCGACGCTCGCCAATGCCATTCTGTGGAACAATACGGCGGATCAAAGCGGCGATCAGCTGTTCAACAGCAACGCAACCCCGACGCTCACGCACACGCTCATCGAAGGCGGTCTAAGCGGAGACGGCATCGCGAACGACGACGGCGGCAGCCTCCAGGATGGCGGTGGGAATTTCGATGCCGACCCGCTCTTCGTAGACGTCAACGGCGCGGACAACGACGTCCGCCTCTTCGTTGGCAGTCCGGCGCTCAATGCGGGCACCAACGATGCTGTGCCTGCCGATACGCCCGACCTCGATGGCGATGGCGACACGACCGAGCCGCTGCCCATCGACCGTGCGGGCGAGGCGCGCATCCAGGTGGGCACGGTTGACCTTGGCGCCTACGAAGGCGGAATTTTGCGCGTCCGTGAGGGAACCAGCGGCTTGCCTCCCGTGCGAGGACCTGCCGACTGGGGCGACGTCGATAACGACGGCGACCTCGATCTTGCCCTGGCGGGCGGTTCTGCTGGGAATCCCGTAACGGCCCTCTATCGCAACGGAGGCGATACCGATGGAGATGGACGTCCCGACTTTACGGATGTGCAAGCCGGATTTTTGAAAATCAACCCGGATGGTGATATAGTGTGGGGCGACTATGACGCAGACGGCGACCTCGATCTTCTCGTCATTGGGCAGCAAGCGACGACAACGGGGGGCGCTACTGCGCGCATCTACCGAAACGAGGGCGATACCAACAACGATGGCACCGTAGACTTCACTACGCTCTCTGCATCTGATCTCAATCTCCCGGGATTCCGCTCCGAATCGACAGCCGCCTGGGGCGATTACGACAGCGACGGCGATCTCGATCTTATCATTGGAGGCCTCAACCCCAGCAGCCAACGCCTAACGTCCATCTACCGAAACGATGGGGATACCGATAACGACGGCATCGTGAACTTCATCGACATCCAGGCGGACCTTCCCGATCTGAGCGACCCGTCGATAGCGTGGGGCGACTTTGACGAGGACGGGGATCTCGATCTCATTCTCCAGGGCCTACCAGACACCGGCTCCCCTGTGACGGCCATCTACCGCAACGACGGCGACTCCGATGGGGACAACCTCGCCGACTTCACCGACATTAGTGCTGGACTGTTGAGCGTCGAGGATGGCTCGGTGGACTGGGGCGACTACGACAGCGACGGCGACCTCGACCTCGTCATTACAGGGAGCAACTCAAGCGGGAATGCAACGCGGATCTATCGCAATGAAGGCGACATCGACAGCGATGGTACGATCGAATTCGTGGGCCTGGCCGCGAGCACCACGGGGCTTCCCAATGTAGGCACCACAGGGGTTCCCAGTTCAAATGTAGAAAAGAGCAGCGTCGGGCAGTGGGGAGATGCCGACCTCGACGGGGACCTCGACCTCCTTCTTGTTGGGGTTGCCTCCACTGGTTCCTCAACCTTTGAAATCATCACGCGCCTGTACCGCAACGACGGGGGCGACCGCTTCACGCAATTTCCGGGCATCCTCGCGGGGGTCATCCCTGGCGATGGCACCTGGGGCGACTACGATGGCGACGGCGATCTCGATATTGTCGTCACGGGTTCCGTAAGTGGAAAATTTCTGACGCGAGTGATTGGCAATGAGCGTTTCACCACACCGCGCGACGATGCCGCCACCGTGTCGGTTGTCAGCGACGGACGCGTCGATTTCGGCACCACGGGCCTTGCCATCGACTTCGGACCTGGCACCACCCCCGGGTCCGTCACGGTTTCGCGCTTCAACACGCCTCCGCCGGACACCGATGGGCTTCCATCTGACGAAAATATCAGTCAGTACCGCTTCCTCATCACCACCGACGGAGACGCCCTTCCTGGTTCCGGAACCAGGGTCCGCTTCGACCCCGACGCCCTTGGCGGCATCACCACGCCCGGCAACGTGACCGTCTACACGCGCTCTGCACTCGATGCAGGCACGTTCGTCGAGCTGCCCACGACCGTCGAAAACGGCGAGATCGCGGCCACCGTGACGGGCTTTAGCGAGTTTGTGCTCACAAGCCCCACTGATCCGCTCCCCGTCGAACTGACCGCGTTCGACGCCCAGCAGCAATCCGACGCCGTCCTCCTCACCTGGCAAACTGCCGCCGAGACGAACAACGCCGGGTTTTACGTCCAACGCCGCGTGGGCAGCAGCACGGCCGCGCCGGGCTCTGTCAGCAAAGCATCATGGACAGAGCTTGGCTTTGTGGAAGGAGGCGGCACGACCAAGGAGCGGCAGTCCTACCGGTTCGAGGATACAGACCTACCGTACGAAGCCGAGAGCCTCACGTATCGGCTACGCCAGGTAGACCTTGACGGTACCGCCTCAACCAGCGACCCGGTGACCGTGAACCGCTCGTCTTTGGAAGCGGAGCTTTTGCCCAGCTATCCAAATCCGGCGCAGAGCATGGTTACGCTCCGCTACGCCGTCCCCGACAGAGGAGACGCAAGCGGTCCGAGCACAGTACGCATCGAACTCTATGACCTTCTGGGGCGCCATGTGAAAACGGTTGTAAACACCAAGGCTACCGGTCGCCACGAACAGGTAATCGATGTACGTGGGCTGGCCAGCGGTATGTACTTCCTGCGCATGCAGACCGAAGGGTTTACTGAGACGCGGCGCCTCACTATTGTACGGTAA
- a CDS encoding hybrid sensor histidine kinase/response regulator transcription factor, with product MVVAPIVHRCLLVGALLATIAVVWGPPTLLWAQQPATASGLEVAEGYQAVHWTAEDGLPVDAVNGLARGPRGYLWASTYDGLVRFDGVRFTTVRTDTHPAFPSNRLVQLVRGPDGALWMTTEQPVLVRYDPRTDSVRTFQYRPDRAADPVDFTYLRVADDILWVGTQHGLLRVADDGRPAAGPALVPVGPPNGAVVHLDAVGDTLWVLNDRHHLWRYAEGDLRPVPFASRNVPKRPLRLAIDAQHRPWLLAGLTLYGLREGVLQAVGSVPWSGPDTIGHLLPMPNGTVLLGMEEGAYRFSEARLTAWRTTGVPIQPMWAEAATSLDDLRYPRERPHRVEAAHGHWLGISATPRHPSGTVFHDSTPVLHLPGPINGVLKDGEGHVWIASGTAGLVRLAPTPLRSYGAPEGMAVPNVYPVVPDPTANDAVWAGTLLGDALVHIAGNTVTPYDTSPVRVVWSILPRPDGTVWMGTNGDGVIRLSLPPDTAKTPRPHITRLTTADGLSSNLIRSLYEDPDGRLWIGTEDRGLVRLDRRGTASPTDDRIAPVTTADGLFANSIHQILPDDQGRLWMSTNQGIFWVHQEALNAVADGEADHLFPTAYTEHHGLRNREANGGVHAAGTRTASGRLWFPTQAGVVAMDPARVRSGPHNAPRVVIEHATVNGETRKPLGTSLRLDAEAREMAIRYTGISFYRPRDVRFRYRLSGGPWTDAGTRRVAYFTNLDPGRHTFEVQATHGSDAWHAPTARLTFVVTPRWWETGWFKALVVLAGLGLIGAAGWGRVRWLEVQRQRLQQLVAQRTEEIQTQNQRLSRQSEQLVKQARRLQEVDAAKSRFFANVSHELRTPLTLILGPVRWLRQGERSPEATDEQLALVEHHAARLQRLVDQLLDLAQLDAGSLRVQARPVNVVAAVRRLAQSFAGWAEEEGLTLTFHHDVRSEAAKDVVQPPSASTESVYADPQHLDQIVSNLLANALKYTPAGGHVDVRVMEDDAGVCLTVTDTGPGLSAAAQERVFERFVRGEESSAGTGAGLGLPLARDLVRLHGGTLTLDSAPGDGTTVTVTLQRGSDHLHADQLVAAADAEADGQGDGLRDPGERGGPSGDDLVVVPTGGNTDAITAQPLGQGASPSGDGQNDGRRLVLVVDDHASVRQHIRTVLGDAYRLAEAATGTEGVAQAEALLPDLILADVMMPKMDGLTMTRQLKGNPVTASIPIVLLTARGGTHAEAEGLETGADDYITKPFAPRVLEARVRGMFALQERLRERLRDERRSEPSDSGAAVGSTSTPDEDPRPHAAAARTVAMRHLSDPDFGVAELAAALDTTRSTLYRRLRAEGSPSPSELLRTVRLDEARRLLAEDAGTVTEVAYAVGYENLSAFSRAFREHFDATPSEMAAP from the coding sequence ATGGTTGTCGCTCCCATCGTTCATCGCTGCCTCCTTGTGGGTGCTCTCCTTGCGACCATCGCGGTTGTATGGGGGCCACCCACTCTCCTCTGGGCGCAGCAGCCCGCCACGGCCTCCGGGCTGGAGGTGGCGGAGGGCTACCAGGCCGTGCACTGGACAGCCGAAGACGGACTTCCCGTAGATGCCGTTAACGGACTGGCGCGTGGCCCCCGGGGCTACCTGTGGGCGAGCACGTACGACGGTCTCGTGCGGTTCGACGGCGTCCGCTTTACGACCGTGCGGACCGACACGCATCCGGCCTTCCCTAGCAATCGCCTGGTTCAACTCGTGCGCGGGCCCGATGGAGCGCTGTGGATGACAACCGAACAGCCGGTGCTCGTTCGCTACGATCCACGGACCGACTCCGTACGCACGTTCCAGTACCGCCCCGACCGTGCGGCAGACCCGGTCGACTTTACCTATCTGCGCGTCGCTGACGACATCCTCTGGGTCGGCACGCAGCACGGCCTGCTGCGCGTGGCAGACGATGGGCGTCCAGCAGCAGGCCCGGCGCTCGTGCCCGTTGGGCCTCCCAACGGCGCCGTTGTGCATCTCGACGCCGTGGGAGACACGCTCTGGGTTCTGAACGACCGGCACCACCTCTGGCGATACGCCGAGGGAGATCTCCGCCCCGTACCGTTTGCGTCCCGGAACGTCCCGAAGCGCCCGCTGCGCCTTGCCATTGATGCGCAGCACCGCCCGTGGCTGCTGGCGGGGCTGACGCTCTACGGGCTTCGGGAGGGCGTACTGCAGGCCGTGGGATCGGTGCCGTGGTCGGGGCCGGACACGATCGGGCACCTGTTGCCGATGCCCAACGGGACGGTGCTGCTGGGAATGGAAGAGGGCGCCTATCGCTTCTCGGAGGCCCGCCTGACGGCGTGGCGCACCACGGGCGTGCCGATACAGCCGATGTGGGCAGAGGCCGCCACCTCACTCGACGATCTCCGCTACCCACGTGAGCGTCCGCATCGTGTGGAGGCGGCCCACGGGCACTGGCTGGGCATCAGTGCCACGCCGCGCCATCCGAGCGGCACGGTGTTCCACGACTCCACGCCGGTGCTGCACCTCCCGGGTCCCATCAACGGCGTGCTGAAAGACGGCGAAGGGCACGTCTGGATCGCCTCGGGAACGGCAGGCCTCGTCCGCCTCGCACCGACGCCGCTTCGGTCGTATGGGGCGCCCGAGGGCATGGCCGTTCCCAACGTGTACCCCGTGGTGCCCGACCCGACGGCAAACGACGCCGTATGGGCCGGGACGCTGCTGGGCGACGCCCTGGTGCACATTGCGGGCAACACGGTGACGCCCTACGACACGAGCCCGGTGCGCGTGGTGTGGTCGATTCTCCCACGGCCCGACGGCACCGTGTGGATGGGCACGAACGGCGACGGAGTGATTCGCCTCTCCCTGCCCCCCGACACGGCGAAGACCCCTCGCCCGCACATCACCCGCTTGACGACCGCCGATGGCTTGTCGAGCAATCTCATCCGCTCGCTCTACGAAGACCCAGACGGAAGGCTCTGGATCGGAACGGAGGACCGCGGGCTCGTCCGCCTGGACCGGCGCGGCACCGCATCGCCCACCGACGACCGCATCGCGCCGGTCACCACCGCCGACGGGCTCTTTGCCAACAGCATCCACCAGATCCTCCCCGATGACCAGGGCCGCCTCTGGATGAGCACCAATCAAGGCATCTTCTGGGTGCATCAGGAGGCGTTGAATGCCGTGGCCGATGGAGAGGCCGACCACCTGTTCCCAACCGCATACACCGAGCACCACGGCCTGCGCAACCGCGAGGCCAACGGTGGAGTGCATGCAGCCGGAACGCGCACCGCCAGCGGGCGCCTTTGGTTTCCCACGCAAGCCGGCGTGGTGGCCATGGATCCGGCACGGGTGCGGAGCGGGCCGCACAACGCCCCACGGGTTGTGATTGAGCACGCCACAGTGAACGGAGAGACGCGAAAGCCGCTCGGCACGTCGCTGCGGCTGGATGCGGAGGCCCGCGAGATGGCGATTCGGTATACGGGGATCAGCTTTTATCGTCCGCGTGACGTTCGCTTCCGATACCGCCTGTCGGGCGGACCCTGGACGGACGCGGGCACACGGCGCGTCGCGTATTTTACCAACCTGGATCCCGGTCGCCACACGTTCGAGGTGCAGGCCACGCATGGCAGCGACGCCTGGCATGCCCCGACAGCGCGCCTCACGTTCGTCGTGACGCCCCGGTGGTGGGAGACCGGATGGTTCAAGGCGCTGGTCGTTCTGGCGGGCCTGGGCCTCATCGGAGCCGCAGGATGGGGACGCGTCCGGTGGCTTGAAGTCCAGCGGCAGCGCTTGCAACAGCTCGTAGCCCAACGGACGGAGGAGATCCAAACCCAAAACCAGCGCCTCAGTCGCCAGTCGGAGCAACTGGTGAAGCAGGCCCGCCGCCTCCAGGAGGTGGACGCCGCCAAGTCGCGCTTCTTTGCCAACGTCAGTCACGAGTTGCGTACGCCGCTGACGCTCATCTTGGGACCGGTGCGCTGGCTGCGGCAGGGGGAGCGGTCGCCGGAGGCAACCGACGAGCAACTGGCTCTGGTGGAGCACCATGCTGCTCGTTTGCAGCGCCTCGTCGATCAACTGCTGGACCTCGCCCAACTCGACGCCGGGAGCCTGCGGGTGCAAGCCCGTCCCGTGAACGTGGTGGCTGCGGTTCGACGGTTGGCCCAAAGCTTCGCCGGGTGGGCGGAGGAAGAAGGGCTCACCCTCACGTTTCATCACGACGTTCGTTCGGAGGCGGCGAAGGACGTCGTCCAACCCCCGTCGGCGTCGACCGAGTCGGTGTACGCCGATCCGCAGCACCTCGACCAGATCGTGAGCAACCTGCTGGCCAATGCCCTCAAGTACACGCCGGCCGGTGGACACGTGGACGTGCGCGTGATGGAAGATGATGCGGGCGTTTGCTTGACGGTGACCGATACGGGACCGGGACTCAGCGCGGCGGCCCAAGAACGCGTGTTCGAGCGTTTCGTGCGGGGAGAGGAGTCGTCCGCAGGGACCGGTGCTGGCTTGGGATTACCACTCGCCCGCGATCTGGTCCGGCTTCACGGGGGCACCCTCACGCTCGACAGCGCACCGGGAGACGGAACGACGGTCACCGTTACGCTGCAACGGGGAAGCGACCACCTGCACGCCGATCAACTCGTCGCAGCAGCCGACGCGGAAGCCGACGGGCAGGGCGATGGATTGAGAGATCCAGGCGAACGGGGCGGCCCCTCGGGCGATGATCTGGTGGTCGTGCCGACGGGGGGCAACACAGACGCGATTACGGCCCAACCGCTTGGGCAGGGGGCGTCGCCCTCCGGCGATGGGCAGAACGACGGACGCCGACTCGTGCTCGTGGTGGACGACCACGCCAGTGTCCGGCAACACATCCGCACCGTGCTCGGTGATGCCTATCGTCTGGCTGAAGCTGCCACCGGCACCGAGGGGGTGGCGCAGGCCGAAGCGCTCTTGCCGGACCTCATTCTTGCCGACGTCATGATGCCCAAGATGGATGGCCTGACGATGACGCGCCAGCTGAAGGGGAACCCCGTGACGGCGTCGATCCCCATCGTGCTGCTCACAGCGCGGGGCGGGACGCATGCCGAAGCCGAGGGACTGGAGACCGGCGCCGACGACTACATCACCAAGCCGTTTGCGCCGCGTGTGCTGGAGGCGCGGGTGCGAGGGATGTTTGCGCTCCAAGAGCGCTTGCGGGAGCGCCTGCGAGACGAACGCAGATCCGAACCTTCCGACAGCGGGGCCGCCGTCGGTTCCACATCGACTCCGGACGAGGATCCACGGCCCCACGCAGCGGCGGCGCGCACGGTCGCTATGCGCCACCTGAGCGATCCCGACTTTGGCGTGGCCGAACTGGCAGCCGCGCTGGATACGACGCGCTCCACCCTCTACCGCCGCCTCCGTGCCGAGGGCAGTCCCTCACCGTCCGAGCTCCTCCGTACCGTACGCTTGGACGAAGCCCGTCGGTTGCTGGCCGAAGACGCCGGAACCGTCACCGAGGTCGCCTACGCCGTGGGGTACGAGAACCTGTCGGCCTTCAGCCGCGCCTTCCGCGAGCACTTCGACGCGACTCCGTCTGAGATGGCAGCCCCGTAG
- a CDS encoding DUF4385 domain-containing protein has protein sequence MAGEYDLDFRAHPEAYRVQSGEQGVFKVEPYKSALLPHWQFKDEAAAEAAVAALRDKYAAYKSEGDFVGMDMVRKYLQMGFTRAMRYAKYPGGQKYDADGTERAPQQWADADKRRAAVVFRDAWQAVRDDPAYQRLKQHHIDAVYDEEACPM, from the coding sequence ATGGCTGGCGAATACGACCTCGACTTCCGCGCCCACCCCGAAGCATACCGGGTCCAGTCGGGCGAACAGGGCGTCTTCAAGGTGGAGCCGTACAAGAGCGCGCTGCTTCCGCACTGGCAGTTTAAGGACGAGGCCGCCGCTGAAGCAGCCGTCGCCGCGTTGCGCGACAAGTACGCGGCCTATAAATCGGAGGGCGACTTCGTGGGGATGGACATGGTGCGCAAGTACCTGCAGATGGGCTTCACCCGCGCCATGCGCTATGCGAAGTACCCGGGTGGGCAGAAGTACGATGCCGACGGCACCGAGCGCGCCCCGCAGCAGTGGGCCGATGCCGACAAGCGCCGCGCCGCTGTCGTCTTTCGGGACGCCTGGCAGGCCGTGCGCGACGACCCCGCCTACCAGCGCCTCAAGCAGCACCACATCGACGCGGTCTACGACGAGGAGGCCTGTCCGATGTAG